The genomic DNA CCACGGCCAGTCGATGGCGTTGGCGGCGGACCTGTTGGCGATTGCCATGGCAGAGATCGGTTCCATCGCCGAGCGTCGCCTCGACCGCTTGATCAACCCCCACGTCAGCGGCCTGCCAGCCTTCCTGGTGGCCAACCCCGGCGTGAACTCGGGGATGATGATTGTGCAATATGTCGCCGCGTCGCTGTGCGCGGAGAACAAGCAACTGGCGCAACCGGCGGTGCTGGACAACTTCGTCACCTCCGGTTTGCAGGAAGATCACCTGAGCATGGGCACCAACGCGGCCCTGAAGCTGCACCGGGCGCTGGAAAACTGCACGCAGATCCTCGCCATCGAATACCTGTTGGCGGCTCAGGCCTTTGAGTTTCTCAAGGCCCAGCGCTTCGGCGCCGGCACCGACATCGCCTGGAAGCTGCTGCGCGAGCGCGTACCGGCCTACGACCAGGACCGCTGGCTGGCGCCGGACATCGCCAGTGCTGCGGCGCTGCTTAAAGATCCAACCGTGCTGCACGATGCTTTACCGAATTTGAATTGATCAAAAAACCGCCGGCGTGCCAAGGCATCCATCGCCCAAAAGGCGAGGGTGACGGATAACGGAACATTCCGGAGCGACTGGCGGGTGAAAAAACAAAACTCTCAAAAGGAGCAATACATGACTGCCTTAAACCTGATTCCCGGCCAATTGAGCTTGGCTCAATTGCGTGACATCTATCAGCAACCCGTGACCCTCAGCCTCGACGCCAGCGCGTCGGCGCAGATCGAAGCCAGCGTCGCCTGTGTCGAGCAGATCCTGGCCGAGAACCGTACTGCGTACGGCATCAACACCGGTTTCGGCCTGCTGGCTTCGACCCGCATCGCCAGCGAAGACCTGGAGAACCTGCAGCGCTCCCTGGTGCTGTCCCATGCCGCCGGTGTGGGCGAGCCGATCAGCGATGCGCTGGTGCGGTTGGTCATGGTGCTCAAGGTCAACAGTCTGAGCCGGGGTTTTTCGGGCATTCGCCGGCAGGTGATCGATGCGCTGATTGCGCTGATCAATGCCGAGGTCTATCCGCACATTCCGCTGAAAGGTTCGGTCGGTGCTTCCGGCGACCTGGCACCGCTGGCCCACATGTCCCTGGTGCTGCTGGGTGAAGGCAAGGCCCGCTACAAAGGCGAATGGCTGCCGGCTGTCGATGCCCTGAAAGTCGCTGGCCTCGCGCCGCTGACCCTGGCTGCCAAAGAAGGCCTGGCGCTGCTCAACGGCACCCAGGTGTCCACCGCGTTTGCCCTGCGTGGCCTGTTCGAAGGCGAAGACCTGTTTGCCGGCGCCCTGGCCCTGGGCAGCCTGACGGTGGAAGCGGTGCTCGGCTCGCGTTCGCCATTCGATGCGCGCATCCATGCCGCGCGCGGCCAGAAAGGCCAGATCGATGCCGCCGCCGCTTACCGCGATCTGCTGGGCGAGCGCAGCGAAGTCTCCGATTCGCACCAGAACTGCGACAAGGTCCAGGACCCGTACTCCCTGCGCTGCCAGCCGCAAGTGATGGGCGCCTGCCTGACTCAGTTCCGCCAGGCCGCCGAGGTGCTGGTGATCGAGGCCAACGCGGTGTCGGATAACCCGCTGGTGTTCGCCGCCGAGGGTGACGTGATTTCCGGTGGCAACTTCCACGCCGAACCGGTGGCGATGGCCGCCGACAACATGGCCCTGGCGATTGCCGAAATCGGCTCCCTGAGCGAGCGTCGTATCTCGTTGATGATGGACAAGCACATGTCGCAACTGCCGCCGTTCCTGGTGGCCAATGGCGGGGTGAACTCCGGCTTCATGATCGCCCAGGTCACCGCTGCCGCCCTGGCCAGCGAAAACAAGGCACTGTCCCATCCCCATTCGGTGGACAGCCTGCCGACCTCGGCCAACCAGGAAGACCACGTCTCCATGGCCCCGGCTGCTGGCAAGCGCCTGTGGGAAATGGCCGAAAATACCCGTGGGATTCTGGCGGTGGAATGGCTCGCGGCGTGCCAGGGGCTGGACCTGCGCGGCGGTTTGAAGACCTCCGCCAAACTGGAGCAGGCCAGGGCACTGCTGCGTGCAGAAGTACCGTTTTATGAGAAGGACCGGTTCTTTGCGCCGGACATCAATGCGGCTACTGAATTGTTGGCCAGTCGTTGCCTGAATGAGCTGGTCACGGCGCAGTTGTTGCCGAGCCTGTAAGGGCCTCATCGCGAGCAAGCTCGCTCCCCACAGGGGTAGGGGTTGAACATTCATTTGGGATACACCCTGGCCCTTGTGGGAGCGAGCCTGCTCGCGAATCGATTTTGAATGAGACGAGGAGACTCGGGATGAAAACCCTCTGGCAAAACTGCCACGCCGCCACCATGGCCCAGGGCGTCTACTCGATCATCGAAGACGCGGCCATTGTCACCCAGGGCGAGCACATTCACTGGATCGGTCCGCGTGCCGAACTGCCGACGGGTGACTATCCAGCGGTCAACGACCTCAAGGGCGCCTGGGTCACGCCGGGGTTGATCGATTGCCACACCCACACGGTGTTTGGCGGCAACCGCAGCGGTGAGTTCGAACAGCGCCTGCAAGGCGTCAGCTACGCCGAGATCGCGGCGGCCGGCGGTGGCATCGCCAGCACCGTGCGCGCCACCCGCGCCGCCAGTGAAGACGAGCTGTTCGCCAGTGCCGCCAAGCGCCTGCAGAGTCTGATGCACGACGGCGTGACCACAGTGGAAATCAAGTCCGGCTACGGCCTCGACCTGGCCAGCGAACGCAAGATCCTGCGAGTCATCCGTCGCCTTGGCGCCGAGTTGCCGGTCAGCGTACGCAGCACCTGCCTGGCGGCCCACGCCTTGCCGCCGGAATACAAAGATCGCGCCGATGACTACATCGAACACATCTGCACCGAGATGCTGCCGGCCCTGGCGGCCCGAGGGGCTGGTGGATGCGGTGGATGCCTTTTGCGAATACCTGGCGTTTTCCCCGGCCCAGGTCGAGCGCGTGTTCATCGCCGCACAACAACTGGGGCTGCCGGTAAAGCTGCACGCCGAACAACTGTCGTCGCTGCACGGTTCCAGCCTGGCGGCGCGTTACCAGGCGCTGTCGGCCGATCACCTGGAGTTCATGACCGAGGACGATGCCAAGGCCATGGCCGAGTCCGGCACCGTGGCAGTGTTGCTGCCGGGGGCGTTTTATTTCCTGCGCGAAACTCAACTGCCGCCTATGGATGCCCTGCGTAAGCACGGGGTGAAAATCGCCGTGGCCAGCGACCTCAACCCCGGCACCTCGCCGGCATTGTCATTGCGCTTGATGTTGAACATGGCCTGCACCTGTTTCCGCATCACCCCGGAAGAAGCCCTTGGCGGGGGCGACGATTCATGCGGCCCAGGCCTTGGGCATGGCTGACACCCACGGTTCGCTGGAAGTCGGCAAAGTCGCGGACTTTGTCGCCTGGCACATCGACCGCCCGGCCGACCTGGCGTACTGGCTCGGTGGCGATCTGGAAAAACGCGTCGTGCGTCACGGCGTGGAAATCGATTGAGGAGAACGGTTGTGGAGAAGGTCCTGAATTTCAAGCAAGGGCGTGTGCCGCTGTTGGTCAGCATGCCCCACGCCGGCCTGCGCCTGACGCCGGCGGTACAGGCCGGGTTGATTCCCGAAGCCCAGAGCCTGCCGGACACCGACTGGCACATTCCCAAGCTCTATGAATTCGCCAATGAGTTGGGCGCCAGCACCCTGGCCGC from Pseudomonas beijingensis includes the following:
- the hutH gene encoding histidine ammonia-lyase, which produces MTALNLIPGQLSLAQLRDIYQQPVTLSLDASASAQIEASVACVEQILAENRTAYGINTGFGLLASTRIASEDLENLQRSLVLSHAAGVGEPISDALVRLVMVLKVNSLSRGFSGIRRQVIDALIALINAEVYPHIPLKGSVGASGDLAPLAHMSLVLLGEGKARYKGEWLPAVDALKVAGLAPLTLAAKEGLALLNGTQVSTAFALRGLFEGEDLFAGALALGSLTVEAVLGSRSPFDARIHAARGQKGQIDAAAAYRDLLGERSEVSDSHQNCDKVQDPYSLRCQPQVMGACLTQFRQAAEVLVIEANAVSDNPLVFAAEGDVISGGNFHAEPVAMAADNMALAIAEIGSLSERRISLMMDKHMSQLPPFLVANGGVNSGFMIAQVTAAALASENKALSHPHSVDSLPTSANQEDHVSMAPAAGKRLWEMAENTRGILAVEWLAACQGLDLRGGLKTSAKLEQARALLRAEVPFYEKDRFFAPDINAATELLASRCLNELVTAQLLPSL